In one Aromatoleum aromaticum EbN1 genomic region, the following are encoded:
- the galU gene encoding UTP--glucose-1-phosphate uridylyltransferase GalU — translation MKKVTKAVFPVAGMGTRFLPATKASPKEMLPIVDKPLIQYAVEEAVAAGITDMIFITGRTKRSIEDHFDKAYELETELEARGKKEMLALVQRTVPKGVNCIYIRQSEALGLGHAVLCAAPVIGDEAFAVILADDLLDNPDSASIMEQMVGVYNYNRCSVLGTMNVPREETRQYGIVSTEAQQGDVQRVTGIIEKPKPEDAPTTQAVVGRYILTPRIFDHIRALQPGAGGEYQLTDAIAALLKDEAVLSYQFKGVRYDCGSKLGYLKATIELGLRHPEIGEEFAAYLAERS, via the coding sequence ATGAAGAAAGTCACGAAAGCAGTATTTCCGGTAGCCGGCATGGGCACGCGCTTTTTGCCGGCGACCAAGGCGAGCCCGAAGGAGATGCTGCCGATCGTCGACAAGCCGCTGATCCAGTACGCGGTCGAGGAAGCCGTCGCGGCCGGGATTACCGACATGATCTTCATCACCGGGCGCACCAAGCGCTCGATCGAGGATCACTTCGACAAGGCCTACGAGCTCGAAACCGAGCTCGAAGCCCGCGGCAAGAAGGAAATGCTCGCGCTGGTGCAGCGCACCGTGCCGAAAGGCGTGAACTGCATCTACATCCGCCAGTCGGAAGCGCTCGGGCTCGGCCACGCAGTGCTGTGCGCCGCGCCGGTCATCGGCGACGAAGCGTTCGCGGTGATCCTCGCCGACGACCTGCTCGACAACCCGGACTCTGCCTCGATCATGGAGCAGATGGTCGGCGTCTATAACTACAACCGCTGTTCGGTGCTCGGTACGATGAACGTGCCGCGTGAAGAGACGCGCCAGTACGGCATCGTCAGCACCGAAGCGCAGCAGGGTGACGTGCAGCGGGTGACCGGGATCATCGAGAAACCCAAGCCCGAAGATGCTCCGACGACGCAAGCGGTCGTCGGTCGCTACATCCTGACGCCGCGCATCTTCGACCACATCCGCGCGCTGCAGCCGGGCGCGGGTGGCGAATATCAGCTGACTGACGCGATCGCCGCGTTGCTGAAGGACGAGGCGGTGTTGTCGTACCAGTTCAAGGGCGTGCGCTACGACTGCGGCTCAAAGCTGGGCTACCTGAAAGCGACCATCGAACTCGGCCTGCGCCATCCCGAAATCGGCGAAGAGTTTGCGGCGTATCTGGCCGAACGAAGCTGA
- a CDS encoding cell division protein ZipA C-terminal FtsZ-binding domain-containing protein produces MDSELQIGLAALGITAVVGIIAYNKWQERKHRRQAEQAFKSEHRDVLLEPQEAPQGERVEPWTTEFPSPDANPAPASIPHPAAHGPVGRVTPGLPPAIDPRIDCVIRIESIELLHAPRLWTAQSEQLQGISKPVRWFAFDDAENLWRPLTAHSAGSFHWFCAAMQLVDRHGAIGENDFMHFSGGVQRVAEQFLAVPTDLPTRAEALRNAADLDQFCAGVDVQIGVNIISHNQPFAGTKIRALAEASGMTIGDDGAFHARDESGHTLFTLCNMEPALFAADEMRNLMTNGLTFVIDVPRVANGVVVFDHMMQQANHMADALQGNVVDDNRAPFGPDAALLIRSQIQQFQAQMADSEVPAGSPLALRLFSA; encoded by the coding sequence ATGGACAGCGAATTGCAGATCGGATTGGCCGCGCTCGGCATCACGGCAGTCGTGGGCATCATCGCGTACAACAAGTGGCAGGAACGCAAGCATCGGCGGCAGGCGGAGCAGGCCTTCAAGTCCGAGCACCGCGACGTGCTGCTCGAACCGCAAGAGGCCCCGCAGGGCGAACGCGTCGAACCCTGGACGACCGAGTTTCCCTCCCCGGACGCGAATCCCGCTCCGGCGTCGATTCCCCATCCGGCCGCCCATGGCCCGGTAGGGAGGGTGACGCCCGGATTGCCGCCCGCGATCGATCCGCGCATCGACTGCGTGATCCGCATCGAATCGATCGAACTGCTCCATGCTCCGCGCCTGTGGACGGCGCAAAGCGAACAGTTGCAGGGGATCTCGAAGCCGGTGCGCTGGTTCGCCTTCGACGACGCCGAAAACCTGTGGCGCCCGCTGACCGCCCATTCTGCCGGCTCGTTCCACTGGTTCTGCGCCGCGATGCAGCTCGTCGACCGGCACGGGGCGATCGGCGAAAACGACTTCATGCATTTTTCCGGCGGCGTGCAGCGCGTCGCGGAGCAATTCCTCGCAGTGCCGACCGATCTGCCGACGCGCGCCGAAGCGCTGCGCAATGCCGCTGACCTCGATCAGTTCTGCGCCGGCGTCGACGTCCAGATCGGCGTCAACATCATCAGCCACAACCAGCCTTTCGCCGGCACGAAGATCCGCGCGCTGGCCGAAGCGAGCGGCATGACGATCGGTGACGACGGCGCGTTCCACGCCCGCGACGAAAGCGGCCATACGCTGTTCACGTTGTGCAACATGGAGCCCGCGCTCTTTGCCGCTGATGAGATGCGCAACCTGATGACGAACGGCCTGACGTTCGTCATCGACGTGCCGCGCGTCGCCAACGGCGTCGTCGTGTTCGACCACATGATGCAGCAGGCGAACCATATGGCCGACGCGCTGCAGGGCAATGTCGTCGATGACAATCGCGCACCGTTCGGCCCGGACGCGGCGCTGCTGATCCGTTCGCAAATCCAGCAGTTCCAGGCGCAGATGGCCGATTCCGAAGTCCCCGCTGGCAGCCCATTGGCATTGCGCCTGTTCTCCGCCTGA
- the ligA gene encoding NAD-dependent DNA ligase LigA: MSASPEDFERAAQLRRELEAHDHAYYVLDAPTVPDAEYDRLFRELDALERRHPELLVPDSPTRRVGGAPVPGLVPVRHAVPMLSIRTETDTTSGGVIAFDTRVRNALELGPHAPPVEYLGELKFDGLAISLRYENGMLVRAATRGDGYTGEDVTHSVRTIRQIPLRLPGRPPALIEVRGEIYMRRDAFERLNARQSETGGKVFVNPRNAAAGAVRQLDARIAARRPLSFFAYGFGEIGESGGWNMPATQGEMLDALDALGIPVCEHRVVASGPDGLIAFHDRIAAARDSLPYDIDGVVYKVNRFDLQRRLGFVTREPRWAVAHKYPAQEEITELVDIEIQVGRTGALTPVARLKPVFVGGVTVTNATLHNEEEIQRKGLLIGDQVIVRRAGDVIPQIVAPVVERRNGSERPFVMPQTCPVCGSHAEKQPDEAVTRCSGGLFCPAQRKQALLHFAGRRAMDIEGLGDKLVDQLVDGGIVSTPADLYRLGLVKLANLPRMADKSAANLLAAIEKSRHATLARFIFALGIRNVGEATARELARHFGSLDALMDADIERLQQVADVGPIVAHSIAGFFAEMHNREVIEQLRAAGVHWDEGVPAVAADGPASGKTFVLTGALPTMSRDDAKALIESHGGKVSGSVSKKTDYVVAGAEAGSKLAKAQELGVAILDEDGLRRLLEQPA, encoded by the coding sequence ATGTCCGCTTCGCCTGAAGACTTCGAGCGCGCCGCACAACTGCGGCGGGAGCTCGAAGCGCACGATCACGCGTACTACGTCCTCGACGCGCCAACGGTTCCCGATGCGGAATACGACCGCCTGTTCCGCGAACTCGACGCGCTGGAACGCCGGCACCCCGAGCTGCTCGTGCCCGATTCGCCGACCCGGCGCGTCGGCGGGGCACCGGTGCCCGGGCTCGTGCCGGTGCGCCACGCGGTGCCGATGCTGTCGATCCGCACCGAAACCGACACCACCAGCGGCGGCGTGATCGCGTTCGACACGCGCGTGCGCAACGCGCTCGAACTCGGCCCGCACGCGCCGCCGGTCGAATACCTCGGCGAGCTCAAGTTCGACGGCCTCGCGATCAGCCTGCGCTACGAAAACGGCATGCTGGTGCGCGCGGCCACGCGCGGCGACGGTTACACCGGCGAGGACGTCACACACAGCGTGCGCACGATCCGGCAGATCCCGTTGCGGCTCCCCGGCCGGCCACCGGCGCTGATCGAGGTGCGCGGCGAGATCTACATGCGGCGCGATGCGTTCGAACGGCTCAATGCGCGGCAGAGCGAAACCGGCGGCAAGGTGTTCGTCAACCCGCGCAACGCGGCGGCCGGCGCCGTGCGCCAGCTCGACGCGCGCATCGCCGCGCGGCGACCGCTGTCGTTCTTCGCGTACGGATTCGGCGAGATTGGCGAGAGCGGCGGCTGGAACATGCCAGCGACGCAGGGCGAGATGCTCGACGCGCTCGATGCGCTCGGCATTCCGGTATGCGAGCACCGCGTCGTCGCGTCCGGGCCGGACGGGCTGATCGCGTTCCACGACCGCATCGCCGCGGCGCGGGACAGCCTGCCCTACGACATCGACGGCGTCGTCTACAAGGTCAATCGCTTCGACCTGCAGCGCCGCCTCGGTTTCGTCACGCGCGAACCGCGCTGGGCGGTCGCGCACAAGTACCCGGCGCAGGAAGAGATCACCGAGCTCGTCGATATCGAGATCCAGGTCGGGCGCACCGGCGCGCTGACTCCGGTCGCACGGCTGAAGCCGGTCTTTGTCGGCGGCGTGACGGTGACGAACGCGACGCTGCACAACGAAGAGGAAATCCAGCGCAAGGGGCTGCTGATCGGCGACCAGGTCATCGTGCGCCGCGCGGGGGACGTCATTCCGCAGATCGTCGCGCCGGTCGTCGAGCGCCGCAACGGCAGCGAACGCCCGTTCGTGATGCCGCAGACGTGCCCGGTGTGCGGCTCGCACGCCGAGAAGCAACCCGACGAGGCAGTGACGCGCTGCTCGGGGGGGCTTTTCTGCCCAGCGCAGCGCAAGCAGGCGCTGCTGCATTTCGCCGGCCGCCGCGCGATGGACATCGAGGGGCTCGGCGACAAGCTCGTCGACCAGCTCGTCGACGGCGGCATCGTCAGCACACCGGCGGATCTGTACCGGCTCGGGCTGGTGAAGCTTGCGAACCTGCCGCGGATGGCGGACAAATCGGCGGCGAACCTCCTCGCGGCGATCGAGAAGAGCCGCCATGCAACGCTGGCACGCTTCATCTTCGCGCTCGGCATCCGCAACGTCGGCGAGGCGACGGCGAGAGAGCTCGCGCGGCACTTCGGTTCGCTCGACGCGCTGATGGATGCCGATATCGAGCGCCTGCAGCAGGTCGCGGATGTCGGGCCGATCGTCGCGCACAGCATCGCCGGATTCTTCGCCGAAATGCACAACCGCGAAGTCATCGAGCAGTTGCGCGCGGCCGGCGTGCACTGGGACGAAGGTGTGCCCGCAGTCGCCGCTGACGGCCCCGCGAGCGGCAAGACTTTCGTGCTCACCGGCGCGTTGCCGACGATGAGCCGCGACGACGCGAAGGCGCTGATCGAGTCGCATGGCGGAAAAGTCAGCGGCTCGGTGTCGAAGAAGACCGATTACGTGGTCGCCGGCGCCGAAGCCGGCTCGAAGCTCGCGAAAGCGCAGGAACTCGGCGTGGCAATCCTCGACGAAGACGGCCTGCGCCGCCTGCTCGAACAGCCCGCCTGA